One Phaseolus vulgaris cultivar G19833 chromosome 4, P. vulgaris v2.0, whole genome shotgun sequence DNA window includes the following coding sequences:
- the LOC137837785 gene encoding T-complex protein 1 subunit gamma, protein MHAPVLVLQDSLKRESGSKVRYAVIQAAKAVADVVRTTLGPRSMLKMLLDAQGGIVVTNDGNAILRELDLAHPAAKSMIELSRTQDQEVGDGTTSVIILAGEMLHVADAFINKIHPTVICRAYTKALEDALSVLDKIAMPIDAQDRGIMLGLVKSCIGTKFTGQFGDLIADLAIDATTTVGVDIGQGLRDVDIKNYIKVEKVPGGQLEDSRVLKGVMINKDVVAPGKMRRKIVNPRIILLDSPLEYKKGENQTNAELLKEEDWSLLLKMEEEYIEELCMQILKFKPDLVITEKGLSDLACHYLSKHGVSAIRRLRKTDNNRIAKACGAVIVNRPDELQESDVGTGAGLFEVKKIGDEYFSFIVDCKDPKACTILLRGASKDLLNEVERNLQDAMSVARNIIKNPKLVPGGGATELTVSAALKQKSSSIEGIEKWPYEAAAIAFESIPRTLAQNCGVNVIRTMTALQGKHANGENTWIGIDGNTGSITDMKEGKIWDAYNVKAQAFKTAIEAACMLLRIDDIVSGIKKKQAPGASGSSKPKIETEADADNEQILPD, encoded by the exons ATGCACGCGCCAGTTCTCGTTCTCC AGGACTCTTTGAAACGAGAGTCTGGATCTAAAGTGCGGTATGCTGTTATTCAGGCAGCAAAG GCTGTTGCTGATGTAGTCCGTACAACATTGGGACCCAGGTCCATGCTAAAAATGCTTCTTGATGCTCAAGGAG GAATTGTTGTTACCAATGATGGAAATGCTATCTTACGTGAATTAGACCTTGCTCACCCAGCTGCAAAG TCCATGATTGAATTAAGTCGAACCCAAGACCAAGAAGTTGGAGATGGAACAACATCTGTCATCATTCTTG CTGGTGAGATGCTTCATGTTGCCGATGCATTCATTAACAAAATTCACCCTACAGTTATTTGCCGAG CATATACCAAAGCTTTGGAGGATGCTCTTTCTGTTCTTGACAAAATTGCAATGCCTATCGATGCTCAGGATC GAGGTATAATGCTGGGGCTAGTAAAAAGTTGCATAGGTACCAAATTCACAGGTCAATTTGGGGATTTAATTGCT GATTTAGCTATTGATGCTACTACAACAGTAGGTGTTGATATTGGCCAAGGTTTGAGAGATGtagatattaaaaattatattaaggtTGAGAAGGTCCCTGGTGGGCAGCTGGAGGATTCTAGAGTACTCAAGGGAGTTATGATAAACAAAGATGTGGTTGCCCCTGGCAAAATGAGGAGAAAGATTGTCAACCCACGCATCATTCTTCTTGATTCTCCCCTTGAGTATAAAAAGGGTGAAAACCAAACAAATGCTGAACTGCTCAAAGAAGAAGACTGGAGTCTTTTATTGAAGATGGAAGAAGAATATATTGAGGAGCTATGCATGCAGATATTGAAGTTTAAGCCTGACTTGGTAATCACGGAGAAGGGTCTGAGTGATTTGGCTTGCCATTATCTGAGCAAGCATGGAGTTAGTGCAATCAGGAGGCTGAGGAAAACTGATAATAATAGAATTGCTAAGGCATGTGGTGCTGTTATTGTGAACAGACCAGATGAATTGCAGGAGTCTGATGTTGGTACTGGTGCTGGGTTATTTGAGGTTAAGAAAATTGGAGATGAGTACTTTTCATTTATTGTTGATTGCAAAGACCCCAAGGCCTGCACTATACTACTGAGGGGAGCAAGTAAGGATCTCTTAAATGAAGTTGAAAGAAATCTACAG gatGCCATGTCTGTTGCAAGGAACAtaataaaaaatccaaaacttgTTCCTGGAGGTGGTGCAACAGAGTTGACAGTGTCAGCTGCCTTGAAACAGAAGAGTTCTTCTATCGAGGGCATTGAAAAA TGGCCGTATGAAGCTGCTGCGATTGCTTTTGAATCCATCCCACGAACTTTGGCACAAAATTGTGGAGTAAATGTCATCCGGACTATGACAGCTCTACAAGGAAAA CATGCAAATGGAGAAAATACATGGATTGGTATAGATGGAAATACTGGCAGCATCACTGACATGAAAGAGGGCAAG ATCTGGGATGCCTACAATGTGAAGGCGCAAGCTTTTAAGACTGCCATTGAAGCTGCTTGCATGCTTCTGAGGATTGATGATATAGTGAGTGGGATCAAGAAGAAGCAGGCCCCTGGAGCTTCAGGTTCTTCAAAACCCAAGATTGAGACCGAGGCAGATGCTGACAATGAGCAAATCCTTCCTGACTGA
- the LOC137837786 gene encoding uncharacterized protein At5g08430-like, which yields MVGRMDDESHGGSFWMEEINENVQTPVRRKRKYRTKKKEYLGWGSTSLIWFLQSIGRDTNEEITQSEVANIVMEYVKQKNLFHKTKKKRIECDEKLHSLFGRKTISRLKINDLLESHYAENCEESCDDVLFDSEEDENASSMYDTPRTTPSERRSQPKKPVFEKPRSCFATIVPANIKLVYLKRSLVEELLKDPETFETKVVGSFIRIKRDPNDYLQKNSHLLLQVTGTKKSSEVNGEIHLLASGFIKDIRVQMLSDDNFSEEECEDLRQRVKDGLVKRPMTVDMEHTARVLHEDVTKHWLARELTLLQNLIDRANEKGWRRELDEYLQRREKLQRPDEQERLLSEFPQVIADDQETESLSPDDRDKKVENNLQEFWQATSTKSSLVTGFAKEVTNPKLDIADLVKLQGNSPKSIPILRRSPDVPLLDFTKNRTMLNCTSNDTAEHQSCGLPVQQPLEQQTEFAYKNDMSKPAKSHEAKISQSLPDKQISSSQIHISNDLYVQQLQEQPRDFASKNGTPKPSELHEGKISRAFPNKQIQPSQVEVLELSDGLSIQQSTEQQTNFSYKNDMSKPAESHEVNISQVLPNRQIRPSQFDAIELNDDLAVQQPEEQQTDFAYNSGMSKPADSHEAKISPSLPSKQIQPSQVQVTLSSKQIQQSQIQVTPPSKQMQPSEIIELSDDEENEKASITNQLDTLIWHYKDPGGNIQGPFSLISLKRWSDAGYFTKDFKVWKSGDRQNQSVLLVNILAQHFTI from the exons ATGGTAGGAAGGATGGATGATGAATCTCATGGCGGTTCTTTCTGGATGGAGGAAATTAATGAGAATGTTCAGACACCCGTGAGGAGGAAAAGGAAATATAGGACGAAGAAAAAGGAATATCTAGGATGGGGATCGACTTCCCTTATTTGGTTTCTCCAATCCATTGGTAGAGATACAAATGAGGAGATAACTCAAAGCGAGGTTGCAAATATTGTAATGGAGTATGTTAAGCAGAAAAATCTCTttcacaaaacaaaaaaaaagagaattgaGTGTGATGAGAAGCTTCACTCGCTGTTTGGAAGGAAGACCATTAGCCGGTTGAAAATCAATGACTTGCTTGAGTCACACTATGCGGAGAATTGTGAGGAATCCTGTGATGATGTTTTGTTTGACTCAGAAGAGGATGAGAATGCATCTTCAATGTATGATACCCCGAGAACAACACCATCAGAGAGGAGGAGTCAACCGAAGAAACCAGTTTTTGAAAAACCAAGGAGCTGTTTTGCCACCATAGTTCCCGCTAACATCAAGCTTGTTTATTTGAAGAGGAGTCTAGTTGAGGAGCTTTTAAAGGACCCTGAAACTTTTGAGACTAAAGTAGTTGGAAGCTTCATAAGAATCAAACGTGACCCAAATGATTACCTTCAGAAAAACTCACACCTGCTTTTGCAAGTCACAG GTACCAAAAAAAGTTCTGAAGTAAATGGGGAAATTCACCTTCTGGCTTCTGGTTTCATTAAGGACATCAGAGTTCAAATGCTTTCAGATGATAATTTCTCTGAG GAGGAGTGTGAGGATTTGCGCCAAAGAGTAAAAGATGGCTTGGTCAAGAGACCTATGACT GTGGATATGGAACACACAGCGAGAGTATTGCATGAGGATGTGACTAAGCAT TGGCTTGCTAGAGAACTTACTCTGCTACAAAATCTTATTGATCGAGCTAATGAAAAGGGTTGGCGTAGAGA ACTGGATGAATACCTACAAAGAAGAGAGAAGCTTCAGAGACCTGATGAGCAGGAACGGTTATTGTCTGAGTTTCCTCAAGTTATTGCAGATGATCAAGAAACAGAATCTCTCTCTCCAGATGATCGAGATAAAAAAGTGGAAAACAATTTACAGGAGTTCTGGCAGGCTACCAGTACAAAATCATCTTTAGTGACTGGGTTTGCAAAGGAAGTTACAAATCCAAAACTGGATATTGCTGATCTTGTAAAACTGCAAGGCAATTCACCAAAGTCAATTCCCATTCTTCGAAGATCACCAGATGTTCCTCTTTTGGATTTCACAAAGAATCGCACCATGTTGAATTGCACTTCAAATGACACTGCAG AGCACCAATCCTGTGGCTTACCTGTCCAACAGCCACTAGAGCAACAAACAGAATTTGCATATAAGAATGACATGTCTAAGCCAGCCAAATCACATGAAGCAAAGATCTCTCAGTCACTGCCCGACAAACAGATATCGTCATCTCAGATTCATATAAGCAATGACTTATATGTCCAACAGCTGCAAGAACAACCAAGAGACTTTGCATCTAAAAATGGCACACCTAAGCCATCCGAATTACATGAAGGGAAGATCTCTCGAGCCTTTCCCAACAAACAGATACAGCCATCTCAGGTTGAGGTTTTAGAGCTAAGTGATGGCTTATCTATCCAACAATCAACAGAGCAACAAACAAACTTCTCGTATAAGAATGACATGTCTAAGCCAGCCGAATCACATGAAGTGAATATATCTCAAGTACTGCCCAACAGACAGATACGACCATCTCAGTTTGATGCTATAGAGCTAAATGATGACTTAGCTGTTCAACAACCGGAAGAGCAACAAACTGACTTTGCATATAACAGTGGCATGTCTAAGCCAGCTGACTCACATGAAGCGAAGATCTCTCCATCACTGCCCAGCAAACAAATACAGCCATCTCAGGTTCAGGTTACACTGTCCAGCAAACAAATTCAGCAATCTCAGATTCAGGTTACGCCGCCCAGCAAACAAATGCAGCCATCTGAGATTATAGAGCTAAGCgatgatgaagaaaatgaaaaggcaaGTATTACAAACCAGTTGGATACCTTGATTTGGCATTACAAAGATCCCGGGGGTAACATACAAGGACCATTTTCCTTGATTTCTCTGAAACGTTGGAGTGATGCTGGGTACTTTACTAAAGATTTCAAGGTCTGGAAGTCAGGTGATAGGCAGAATCAAAGTGTATTACTGGTGAATATATTAGCCCAACATTTTACCATTTGA